GAAGTGAAGGGGCTGTTTGTTGCCAGCTTCACCCCCCTGCCTCAGCACCAGGCTCCTTCCCGGCCTAGCCTGTACAAATCACTTCCAcaatgagaaaggaggaagttatACCTCAAGTCACCAAGTGTCACagcaggaaggagcctcagcACTCCCTGCAGAAAGTGTCCTTAGCAGTGAGGAAACTAAGCCCGAAGGTCAGGAGGCCAAGACCTGCAGGCCCTCCGAAGTCAGTGCTGGTCCAGATCAGCATCCAGCTTTCAGTTCTGCCTCTGAATCGTTTCTCTGTCCTTCTATGTCCCTGCCTGTGGGCTCCTCCTTCTTCCGTCGCCAGTTGCCATCAGCCATTTAAAATTCCCCAACAAAGACTTCCCTAAGGCCCTGGAAAACTTTACCCAACTTGCCTCTCCCTTTAGTTCCATAGAAACTGTGAGGCCCACACCCCATGCCGTGCGAGCAAGCACTATCCCATCCAAGCCTTTGCTCACCTTGTCCCTTCTCAGGCATGCTCTGTCCCCGTACCTACCTAGTAGAAGCTACTTTGCTACTTTTCAAGCAAAATCTTTGAgggaccaccaccaccccaccccacccctgtcccaCCCAGAAGGAAGTGACAGTCTAATCActggtttttgtggtttttgtttgtttgtttgttttggatttttcaggacagggtttctctgtgtaacagtcctggctgtcctggaactcactctgtagcccaggctggactcgaactcacaaagatccgcctggctctgcctcccaagtactgggattaaaggcgtgcgctggcTAATCACCCTTCTTTGCACTGAACTATCCTTGGGCCCAGATGTCACACTCCCACCCCCAGACTTGTGTTCTCCTTGAAAGTGGGGACATGgctgctagagagatggccctgtaagagcacttactacttttgcagagaacctggctcagttcccagtgcccacatagtggctcacaaccatccataactccagttccaggagtccaaAACCCTCTTTTTGtattcacaggcaccaggcacacatgcagtgcatATCCATACACACAGGCTAAGAAAATGGGGTCACAATCGGGCAATGGtgggcacacatttaatcccagcactcaggagacagaggtaggtagatctctgagtttgaggccagcctggtctacagagcaagctccaagatggtcagggctacacagagaaactctgtctcgaaaagccaaaagaaaaaaaaaaagtagtcggatggtggtggcacacatctttaatcccagcactcaggaggcagagccaggtggatctctgtgaatttgaggccagcctgggctacagagtgagttccaggaaaggtgcaaagctacacagagaaactctgcctcgaaacaaacaaacaaacaaacaaacaaaaggagtatgctttaaaaagaaaagtaaagaaaaagaaaaaaaaaggcacactGCTGTCACTGTGCCCGTGTAGAACTGATCTACATCAAGAGCTCCTTAACAAGGATGAGTTTGGTGAAGGGAACAGGAGAGATGGAGagctgtggggtggggagggcaggcagCTCAAGAGCTGTTTCCATGGAGGAAAAAGGCCCTGGAACCCGATGGACCCCAGAGTCAGTGACAaggagcggggtggggggtggcagggGGTGAATGCTACCCAGGTAccctccctaccccccaccctcCACATACCATGAACAGCGGTTCTTAGGCGGCCACTTCTGCCCCTAATTAGCAActcgccccctcccccattgTCTCTGGCCAGTGCCCCAGCCAGGGCCTCTTTTGTGAACTCAGATTCCTGGGTGCAAGGTAGCCTCATTAGTACCCGGAGACCGCCCCATCTCCAAggaacaggcagacagacaagcgGGAGACCAAGGACAGGGCGGCCATTCTTTGGGTCCAACCTGGAGACAGCTCCAATGAAAGATGCTAATCTTAGACATCCCTTTGTCTGGTTTAAAGTGGACGCAAGTGCTCATGTCTCTGCCCCCCACACACCTCAGAGCACTATAAACCCCTGGCCCCTGGAAGCAGGCCACAGTCGAAGACCGCCTCAGACATCTTGGGTATTTGGACCACTGCACTGAAGACACCCTCTTTCCAGATTGCCCTGCTCTGAGCTCCAGACACCATGAATCTTCCTTCTACAAAGGTAAAGAGCTAGGAATAGGGGCGAGCCTCATCAAACTACTGAGGCCACTAGAGTGCTTGCCCACGGGCTGGGCCCAAGATGATCCTTCTCATGGAGCACTGAGGCAGGAGTCTGGGTGCTGATCTGGACTAGCACAGCCTTGACTTGGGAGGGATCCCGGCAGTGAGCCTGCTTGGTTAACACTAGTTACGCCACTTTCTTAGAGGCTCGTGTTTATTGAGCCCGTGTATTTCAGATGCTTTTGTGATTGTCTTCCAACTCAACAGCCTGGGTAGTAGGAATGATTTAATGCCTAGTTTGTAGGTTAGGAAGGGCTGTCCCAAGAGGGTGAGAAACTGGTCCAAAGCCACAAATGTTCGGTTTTCCCCAGCAAAGGAACAGGCCTGCTGTGTGAGGAGAGGGAAGGGCGACACTGAATCAACCCTTTGTTTCCGCTAAGCTTTCATGTTTGGTTcccacagactcagacacacCTGTCTGCAGGTGGAGGAGTAAGCCTTTAAATATGTTAAGTATGTTCAACTTATTCTGCCAGCCGAAGTCTATGAGGGctagaggagatggctcagctgtggaTTGAAGGATGAGCTGACCAAAGAGCCAGACGCAGGAAACTCAGGGACCGCCAAGCACGACCTCAGGCATGGAGAGGTTCGGAGCCGCCTGGGCATGGAGTGAAACCCATTCGCGCCTTGTCTCGTGTCCCTTTTAGGTTCCCTGGGCCGCCGTGACGCTGCTGTTGCTGCTATTGCTGCCGCCGGCGCTGCTGTCGCTTGGGGTGGACGCACAGCCACTGCCCGACTGCTGTCGCCAGAAGACCTGCTCTTGCCGCCTCTACGAACTGTTGCACGGCGCTGGCAACCACGCCGCGGGCATCCTGACTCTGGGAAAGCGGCGTCCCGGACCCCCGGGCCTCCAGGGCCGGCTGCAGCGCCTTCTGCAGGCCAACGGCAACCACGCTGCCGGCATCCTGACCATGGGCCGCCGCGCAGGCGCAGAGCTAGAGCCACGTCCCTGCCCTGGTCGCCGCTGTCTGACCGCAACGGCCACCGCTTTGGCGCCCCGGGGCGGGTCCGGAGTCTGAACCTGTCTTCAGTCCCTGTCCTGGTCCTATCTTCTCCCCTCTGCTCGCCAGTGTCAGTCTCTAGGAAAACGGCAATAAAGACAAGTCCCTGATGGTGTGGCTAATCTTTGTTCCTGTGTGTCAAGTTCAGGCCTCCAGGGGGCGGGAAAGCATCTTGAGACCTGTGTAGGCTCCAGGGCAGGGAAGGAGCTGTGTTTCTTGTCCTAAATACTTGGTCCGGAAGAACCCAGTTCAAGGAACCTTGCAGAGTCCCGAGGGAGGTGCATGCTTGGGAGAGTGCAAGTGAGGGACTGATGTGTTCCACGTTGTTCTACTATCcactttagttatttatttacttattttattttaaaacggGGTCTTATGTGTACCAGGTTGTCCTCGGATGACCAGAGTGGCCTTAAACTTAAATGACCCTTTGATcctactgcctctacctccccagtgctgttgAAATTGCAAGTGTGCTCTGTCACACCTGGTTTCTGCAGTACTAGGgggctgaacccagagcttcgtGAAtattaagcaagcactctaccaactgagctatatcctggGCTCCTACGGTTTTATAATAGGGACCTATAGAGAGAGAGGTTCTGGAAAGCTGCGCACGGGAACAGAATCATCCAGCTGCGCACGGGAACAGAATCCAGCTGGCAAGGGCTGGATGTAAGGTTGCAAGAAAGGCAAGGCTTGTGAGTTTCCATGGTGAGCCTTCCAGAGTGGGGGTGGTGTGGTCAGCTGTACTGTGGAGTGTGAGCAATGTCACACTGGGAAGCAGGTGGGTTAAGTTTGTGCAGCCATTGCATATGACCAGATTTTGCACTTCATTGTATAGAATGGAGTCTGGGAATGTTCTTAAGCAGAGATGGGGAAACTCTAAAGATTTAGAAACTCAGAGATTCTACAACTCTAGCAAAAAGATACCTGTTGTAGGTTGAAGTGTGCTGCCCCCAAATTCACACGTTGAAGTCTTAAtctcccagcatttaggaagtggCCTTGCTGATGCAGTTAAGTAAGATAAGTTAAGATTGGAGTATGGCAGACTTCTAATCCAGTTATGAGTAGTGCTCTCATAAAAAAAGGGGAATTGGTGTATCTGCAGAGACTCAGGAAGAACTCACATGAACATGGAAACCAAGACCAAGGGCAATGCACCCACAAGCCAAAGAAAGCCAGAGGCCACCAGCAACCTTAGAAGCTGGAAGAGGATAGCATGGAAGACTCTTCTTCACAGCCTTCAGAGAGACCTAAGCCCTGAGTTGGGGGTCTAACCTTGAGCTCTGATTTCTAGATCCCAGAACTGTTTAAACCATGCACTCTGCGTCACTTTGCTATAACCGTAAGATAGTAATGTAAAATTCAAAAACAGACATGAGggctggctagatggctcagtagatagagGCCCTTACTGCCAAGACTGAAGAACTGAGTTCGATCCTGGGGACCCACAAAGTGGAAGGCGAGAACCGACCACTGAaaattattctctgacctccacatcctgCACTACATAtggcacaggcatacacacacatacgcaaaataaataaatgttaacaacccttttttgaaaagaaagaaatatcccaACTCCAGCAGGCGGCACTATTAACCAGACACCAGACACCAGCCCTAGCGTGGGCCGCGCGGGGAAACCCGTGGGGTGGAGCTACCAGAGCAGCCAGGGAACCACGCGTAGGGGCGTGATCACCCCGAAAGAAGGGCGTGGCCACCGTCCGAGCCCCACCTCATCACCTCCAGCCTCGATGGTGGGCGTGTCTCCGAGACTCTCCCCAGGAGACACGCGTGGGCCGCTCCCCTCTGGGAGGAGGGCCGCAGAGGAGGGGTGCGGGTGTCTCTGGCGGCCCCTCCCGGTGCGGAGCCACGTGGTGGGCGCGGGCCGAGCCCTCCGGGAAGAACCTGACccgtggggaggtggggaggggcgggagggggggtgGCTCTCGAAGTGCTGCTGAGCAGAGCTCAGAGCTACCAGGATCAGAGCAGAGAGGCAGCGGCGgcgagaggaggggaggaggcaggccGGCGCATGGGGCGCCCCGGCCCCGCCGGTAGCGCGCCCCCTCCGGCCAGGCCGCGCTGAACGCAGCCCGCGCAACGCCTCGAACCCGCACCCGGGGCCATGCCGGTCATGAAGGGGTTGCTGGCCCCTCAAAACACCTTTCTGGACACCATCGCCACCCGCTTTGACGGCACGCGTGAGTTGGGTGGGGGCTGGGTCAAGTCTCCTTGGGACAGGGTGGGTATCCTGGATATGGTGTGAttagaggagagagaatggggtGCAGGGGCATGCAGGAATTCCTAAAACCGTGGTAAAGAAACAGGGTGCGAAGCCCCTGAGAGTGGAAGATCAAGAGACTGAGGCGgcgttgggggtggtggtggtggtggagaggaCAAGGTTAGGGGGTGTGACTCAAGGCAGAAGAGGTTCTTTGTGCCATAAAACGGAGGAGGGGCCTTGGGAGCCACCCACTCCCGGGCAGAGCTGTGCTGGGGGTGTGCATGGAGGTTTCTGAGATGTACAGATGGGACAAAGTGGTCTGATGACTCCAGATGCCCCTGCcccagaagagaggggagagaggaggtggagaggagagagagagagagagagagagagagagagagagagagagagagagagagatatcagaCTTAGGCAAGACCTAGTTTGTAGTAAGGTCACGCGCCCCCAAATTATGAGATATCTGTGTGTGAGGTGGATGAGGCAAAGCGGGGGCAAGTACTTGAGACTAGGGGAACTCTGCTAGCCCACCTGAGCTGGGTTCCAAGTTCAGCACCTTGGACAGCCGCATAGCTCCTTCCCGGCGTCTTCTCCCGCCATTCCCTCGCCCAACTCTGGAACCCCTGTGTCTTCCCTTTGTCCCTCTCCAAAACCCTGGCGGGCATTAGGAGGGTGGGGGAGCGGTAGCCGAGGGCGGAAACCAAGCCGCCAGGGCCCTACCCCCCCCCTTGTTTCCATAGCGCCAATCACCGAGGCAACGGGCCCTGGGATGGAAGAAGTAGGCTGTGCCCAGGACCCAGTGCTTCCTAGGCATCCTAAGTGTCCCGATCAGCCATCCCATCCCCTGACAGTAACCTCTCCTAGGGTCCTTGGACTGTTTGTGTCTCATATCCCTGAACTGAGCCTGTCCCTGGGTGCCCTCCCACCCAGAAGCCTCTAATCCACTAAAGCTAGAGGGAGCCAACTCAGGTTCTGGTGCTGGGGGCGGCTGCAGCTCACACCTCAATGTCTTCTCGGGTTTGACTTTGAGCACCAGGAACAGATAGATCCCCTGAACCTAgctaaaaaatatcaaaaagcaGGCATTTCCTGGAAGGCAAGTGTCTTCCCCTCACTTTATGCACATTTGTGAGTTTGGAAATTGTCTGCCTTTTGGTTTAACAATAAGAGTATGATGTCATCAGAATCTTTGTCCTGCTCATTATAAGAGGATGCTAGGGTAGTATCCAAGGACGTGCTTCCAAAAATTGAGtgactggggagggggtgggggcggaatctttttcctttctcagagtAGCATTTACTAAGTACCAGGAGACCTTCTCAAGTTACCTGATGCAACCCACAGCCACCAGGGAAAGGCACGTTGTGTCCCACTTTGCAGataaggaagctgaggcacagGAGCCGTAGTTAACATGCCTAGGGTCACGTTCAGTGAGTGGTGGAAATGGGTGCTGGAGCCCAtgcccttcctccccctttttttctgctttctgcagtCACAGCCGCCCAGCTTGAAGGCAGGAGCGTGAACCCCATGGCCTCGTGGGGTTCCTTCTCTAGTCCTCCTACAGACTCTAGGCCACCCTCGAGTCCTTGcccttttgctctctctctccctctctctctctctctcgtcctcATTTCAGAACATCTCAGAGCTCCCTTAGGAACCGCCTAGAACCTTCTAGCTCTCTGATCTCTGCCCACCACTTGAGGGAATTGTTCATCTGGACGTTAGCTCCCCTTTTGGCCTGGCCCTGACCCCCTGACTTCTCCCTCCTGTAGACAGCAACTTCCTTCTGGCCAATGCACAGGGCCCACGGGGTTTTCCCATCGTCTACTGCTCGGACGGCTTCTGCGAGCTCACCGGCTACGGCCGCACCGAGGTCATGCAGAAAACCTGTAGCTGCCGGTTCCTCTATGGCCCGGAGACCAGTGAGCCGGCCCTGCAACGGCTGCAAAAAGCCCTGGAGGGCCACCAGGAACACCGAGCTGAAATCTGCTTTTACCGAAAGGATGGTGAGGAGCCTGACCTGGCTTGACGTCTGCCCAAATCCCAGGTCTCACCCAGAGTCTGCTGGGCACGTCGGAGCTTTGGGGCTTATTCTTCCGTGGCCGCGAGCTGGCTACAGGACTACGCTCATCCCTGATCTTTTCTGGGCCTTGGTCTCTCCCTTTGTAAAGTGAAGGAACCAGATGACAAATCTCTGGGCTGTCTCCAGTTCTAAACATTTGCCAAAGCCTTTGACTGCATCGAGAAACCAAGGAGGACCAAAGGTATGCCCAAGGCTGCTCACACACCTCTGCCCTCTCTCTGTGCCCACAGGCTCAGCCTTTTGGTGTCTCCTGGACATGATGCCCATCAAGAATGAGATGGGGGAGGTTGtgcttttcctgttttccttcaaGGACATCACTCAGAGTGGAGGCCCAGGACTTGGCTCACCTGGAATCCATGGGGACAATAATCATGGTAACTATAAGTCTGGGTCACAATAGACTGCTCCACACACAGCCTCTTAGGATGCGCCCCAACTTATCTGTCCATTTCCCCCCCTAATAGAAAACTCCCTTGGGAGGAGAGGAACCAGCTCAAAACTTCGGTCCACCAGGAGGCAGAATCGGACTGTCCTGCACCGACTGACTGGCCACTTTGGTCGCCGGGGCCAGGGAAATGTGAAAGCGAATAATGTGAGTGCCACTTGCAACTAGTATTTCCAAGTTCTCCAACCCTAATTCCCTGCtaccctctccctctgtccctgtctGCCCAGTCTCCCTCTGTCGGCTTGTTCCTCTGTCCACCCATTTTTCATAGGCAGCTTTCTGCTTCATTACATCTGCCCCCCAACCCCTCCTCcatcccatttccttttcttcactGGGTGATTGACCTTGCTCTGGTGACGTCACAGGGGATGGAGCTCTAGCAGTAACCCTCCCCCTGAGGATTAAGTGTAAGGGTTGTATCTTGAGGGATGACCTTACAAACTGCTGTGATCTTAGGAAGAAAGCTCCTGTTGCGGATCTAGCATCCCACCCTATGTGCCGCCCCCAAGGATCCCAACAAAGCTATGGGATGGAGTCTCCCACAGGCTTCTGTTAAGCCTGTTAAGGCTATCAGGAAGTCAGCTGGGCTAACTTCCCCCCTCTGGGGCATACTCACCCCTCTCCAGGTCCCT
This Peromyscus leucopus breed LL Stock chromosome 8b, UCI_PerLeu_2.1, whole genome shotgun sequence DNA region includes the following protein-coding sequences:
- the Hcrt gene encoding orexin, with product MDPRVSDKERGGGWQGVNATQVPWAAVTLLLLLLLPPALLSLGVDAQPLPDCCRQKTCSCRLYELLHGAGNHAAGILTLGKRRPGPPGLQGRLQRLLQANGNHAAGILTMGRRAGAELEPRPCPGRRCLTATATALAPRGGSGV